One genomic region from Gymnogyps californianus isolate 813 unplaced genomic scaffold, ASM1813914v2 HiC_scaffold_271, whole genome shotgun sequence encodes:
- the LOC127028219 gene encoding LOW QUALITY PROTEIN: aprataxin and PNK-like factor (The sequence of the model RefSeq protein was modified relative to this genomic sequence to represent the inferred CDS: inserted 1 base in 1 codon), giving the protein MSCSPSLIEPACSNSDIQGTAKMRKKDATSRYLVPPSDDNESEQSKSIQRKRVLPSWMLERDLLVQRISEPVMKGGSRMKKGQGRGESNMGSLKSEVKAQQKKILASEETIEDFEGEEQDQGKRSCLSIPVPSSQNTSGFPLESTMRNMEGNGKTGTKNPGSSLEKNDRQLHSKWSKRIGQISSKTNITDETENKEQITGSTSQQAHWGRTSQYXGAQEGILEPDANLDYETEISDSTRSADASESSKQIKHKRTPCMYGTGCYRKNPIHFQQFSHPNDDDYHETEIVIQDNNDNRPECPYGTACYRKNPQHKLEYKHSAPPVTARGTRQRTSKNGKRTVEKDGANDDEPNDYDLNDSFIDDEEEECEATDEDSDWEPSSEDKDNEDVETLLQEACRFVKTKK; this is encoded by the exons ATGTCTTGTAGTCCATCGTTAATAGAACCGGCATGTTCCAACTCTGACATACAGGGAACcgcaaaaatgagaaaaaaggacgCTACTTCCAGATATTTG GTTCCTCCTTCTGATGATAATGAAAGTGAACAGTCAAAATCTATTCAAAGAAAGAGAGTGCTTCCATCTTGGATGCTGGAAAGAGATCTCCTGGTTCAGAGGATTTCTGAGCCTGTAATGAAAGGAG gcagTAGAATGAAAAAAGGccaaggaaggggagaaagtaATATGGGGTCATTGAAATCAGAAGTAAAGGcgcagcagaaaaaaatattagcctCTGAAGAAACTATAGAGGATTTTGAAGGTGAAGAGCAAGATCAAGGGAAAAGGAGCTGTCTTTCCATCCCTGTCCCTTCGTCTCAG AATACATCTGGATTTCCTCTTGAGAGTACCATGAGAAACATGGAAGGAAATGGCAAGACTGGAACAAAAAACCCTGGAagttctctggaaaaaaatgatagGCAGCTGCATAGTAAATGGTCTAAAAGAATAGGTCAGATCTccagtaaaacaaatataactgacgaaacagaaaacaaagagcagaTTACTGGTTCTACAAGCCAACAAGCTCACTGGGGCAGGACTTCCCAAT TTGGTGCCCAGGAAGGGATTCTTGAGCCTGATGCAAATCTGGATTACGAGACTGAGATTTCTGATTCAACCAGAAGTGCAGATGCTTCAGAAAGCTCCAAACAGATCAAGCATAAGAGGACACCTTGCATGTATGGAACAGGCTGTTACAg GAAGAATCCCATTCACTTTCAGCAGTTCAGTCACCCTAATGATGATGACTATCATGAAACGGAGATCGTAATTCAGGATAACAATGATAACCGGCCTGAATGTCCATATGGAACGGCTTGTTATAG gAAGAATCCACAGCACAAGCTAGAATACAAGCACAGTGCACCTCCAG tAACTGCAAGAGGAACCAGACAACGAACTTCGAAAAACG GAAAAAGGACTGTGGAGAAAGACGGTGCCAATGATGATGAACCAAATGATTATGACCTTAATGACAGCTTTATAgatgatgaggaagaggagtgcGAAGCTACTGATGAAGACTCTGACTGGGAACCAAGTTCAGAAGACAAGGATAACGAAGATGTTGAAACACTTTTGCAAGAAGCATGTAGATTTGTTAAGACCAAAAAGTAG